Proteins encoded by one window of Nakamurella alba:
- a CDS encoding DUF5691 domain-containing protein — protein MSAPAGDLADLAVVAALGLDHRHWEISPPATAPGTDGLLSDDPATALLEAAVLADIAARAGAVLATVPVPTAPVRDPGEWPEWSTTASAALMAVLGRSPGLLADLLRAAARAGFRAPAPLLPDLLDGVLRRAEPARAVLAVLGSTGRRLLPRDPAWAALHIAASVDLDADNLWHTGSRDERRAHLMALRRHDPARARELLAAGWPAETAPDRSMWLDVLRIGLSGADEEFLEAALDDRSAAVRAGAAGLLGTMPGSRYVARAIGRAGSMIELGSDRLQVLAAGPPDDALFRDGVAVGGIRGGGITSLLAAVPPSHWPAALGLPPAGLLEIPVDSGSPITSDDLHEAWRVAAVRFADPSWSEVLLDHAAADRPGATVGHPLDGDLARIVAGSWPATEAADRTVALLRAGGGVAVVESSLSVLPGPWPAGVAEALPEWLADQIWANAPVGAGFYDLLARRLPTDGPHLALWQQMLDEGVEGPPAAARAAVRALDGMMLSLGLRRAFLAAVGLSGWDGGQLTGSTGPVGSTGGPEEDG, from the coding sequence ATGAGCGCCCCCGCAGGGGATCTCGCGGATCTCGCCGTCGTGGCCGCTCTCGGCCTGGACCACCGGCACTGGGAGATCAGCCCTCCGGCAACGGCTCCGGGCACCGACGGCCTGCTGTCGGACGACCCGGCCACCGCACTGCTGGAGGCCGCGGTCCTCGCCGACATCGCCGCCCGCGCCGGAGCCGTCCTCGCAACGGTGCCGGTGCCCACCGCGCCGGTCCGCGATCCCGGGGAGTGGCCGGAGTGGAGCACGACGGCATCCGCCGCGCTGATGGCAGTGCTGGGCCGATCCCCGGGACTGCTGGCCGACCTGCTCCGGGCGGCCGCCCGCGCCGGCTTCCGCGCCCCCGCCCCGTTGCTGCCGGACCTGCTCGACGGGGTGCTGCGCCGGGCGGAGCCCGCACGGGCGGTGCTGGCCGTTCTCGGGTCCACCGGACGCCGACTGCTTCCGCGTGACCCCGCCTGGGCCGCCCTGCACATCGCCGCTTCCGTCGATCTCGACGCGGACAACCTGTGGCACACGGGATCTCGCGACGAGCGCCGGGCCCATCTCATGGCCCTGCGCCGACACGACCCGGCGCGGGCCAGGGAGCTGCTGGCGGCCGGATGGCCCGCGGAGACCGCACCGGACCGGTCGATGTGGCTGGACGTGCTGCGCATCGGGTTGTCCGGGGCGGACGAGGAGTTCCTGGAGGCTGCGCTCGACGACCGATCTGCCGCCGTCCGTGCCGGGGCCGCCGGACTGCTCGGAACGATGCCCGGCTCCCGGTACGTCGCGCGGGCCATCGGCCGGGCCGGTTCGATGATCGAACTCGGGTCCGATCGGTTGCAGGTGCTCGCGGCGGGGCCACCGGACGACGCGTTGTTCCGGGACGGCGTCGCGGTCGGTGGGATCCGTGGGGGCGGGATCACCTCGCTGCTGGCTGCGGTCCCCCCGTCGCACTGGCCGGCGGCGCTCGGACTCCCGCCCGCCGGGTTGCTCGAGATCCCGGTCGACAGCGGATCACCGATCACCTCGGACGACCTGCACGAGGCCTGGCGGGTCGCGGCGGTCCGCTTCGCCGACCCCAGCTGGTCCGAGGTCCTGCTCGACCATGCGGCAGCCGATCGGCCGGGAGCGACCGTCGGTCACCCGCTCGACGGCGACCTCGCCCGGATCGTCGCCGGGTCCTGGCCCGCTACGGAGGCCGCGGACCGGACGGTCGCGCTGCTCCGGGCGGGAGGGGGAGTGGCGGTCGTCGAGTCGTCGCTCTCGGTGCTGCCGGGGCCGTGGCCTGCCGGGGTCGCCGAGGCCCTGCCCGAGTGGCTGGCCGACCAGATCTGGGCGAATGCCCCTGTCGGCGCAGGGTTCTACGATCTGCTCGCCCGCCGACTGCCGACCGACGGACCGCATCTGGCGCTGTGGCAGCAGATGCTGGACGAGGGGGTGGAAGGTCCGCCCGCCGCTGCGCGGGCAGCGGTCCGGG